One part of the Myxococcaceae bacterium genome encodes these proteins:
- a CDS encoding M23 family metallopeptidase, with product MFKWIFAGMMLGFLLIQNEGLQRENQTLSNHNRALQDSDWDRSTREMQAYLDEIEQIFKPTPNEWPVLGPISSGFGFRLDPFSNQVAMHSGVDIVAPHGTSVAASAPGRVVFSGDGGALGYLIVLEHANSIRSFYGHLSNTSVRQGEYVARKQKIGEVGSTGKSTGPHLHYAIQELGVYRDPMEYLD from the coding sequence ATGTTTAAGTGGATTTTTGCCGGGATGATGCTTGGATTTTTACTGATCCAAAACGAGGGTTTACAACGTGAAAACCAGACCCTATCCAACCATAATAGGGCTCTTCAAGATTCTGACTGGGATCGAAGCACCCGTGAAATGCAGGCTTACCTCGATGAAATCGAGCAAATCTTTAAGCCCACGCCGAACGAATGGCCTGTTCTAGGTCCGATCTCCAGCGGCTTTGGGTTTCGCTTAGACCCGTTTTCGAATCAAGTCGCGATGCATTCCGGAGTTGATATCGTAGCGCCTCATGGAACCTCCGTGGCTGCTTCAGCACCGGGCCGAGTTGTGTTTTCGGGCGACGGCGGAGCCTTGGGGTACTTGATTGTTTTAGAGCATGCAAATTCGATCCGAAGCTTTTACGGTCATCTCTCCAATACGAGTGTTCGGCAAGGCGAATACGTTGCTCGCAAGCAAAAGATAGGTGAAGTTGGGAGTACCGGTAAGAGCACCGGCCCTCATCTTCATTATGCGATTCAAGAATTGGGAGTTTATCGAGATCCTATGGAGTACTTAGATTAG
- a CDS encoding Stp1/IreP family PP2C-type Ser/Thr phosphatase — MQHYAVSDRGCRRERNEDAFWVSDRIRCFVVADGMGGHAGGQRASRLAVSIIEKVVHDHLDEVELEQYPQLLGDSIRTASKQIYRESQDKTELRGMGTTVTALLLKNGRATIAHVGDSRAYLIRSGEIQQLTEDHSLVQEQCRAGFLTPDQAKSSRYRNIITRSVGFEDDVDVDMTSLDALEGDVFLLCTDGLNTLVEDEEILQALQTVEPHNASQHLVDLANSRGGHDNTTIVLVYV, encoded by the coding sequence GTGCAGCACTACGCAGTCAGTGACCGAGGATGCAGGCGAGAACGCAACGAGGATGCATTTTGGGTATCCGACCGGATACGCTGTTTTGTTGTAGCCGATGGGATGGGCGGGCACGCTGGTGGGCAACGTGCTTCTCGGTTGGCGGTCTCGATTATTGAAAAAGTGGTTCACGATCATTTAGACGAGGTTGAGCTCGAACAATATCCACAGCTTTTAGGGGATTCGATACGAACTGCTTCCAAGCAGATCTATCGGGAAAGCCAGGATAAAACAGAGCTTCGTGGGATGGGTACAACGGTAACGGCTTTGTTGCTGAAGAATGGGCGAGCAACGATTGCTCATGTGGGAGATAGCCGAGCCTATCTTATTCGCTCGGGAGAAATCCAGCAACTAACCGAAGATCATTCGTTGGTTCAAGAACAATGTCGAGCGGGTTTTCTGACGCCTGATCAAGCGAAATCAAGCCGTTATCGTAACATTATCACTCGTTCTGTAGGCTTTGAAGATGACGTGGACGTCGATATGACGTCTTTGGATGCCTTAGAAGGAGATGTCTTTCTTCTGTGTACCGATGGCCTGAATACTTTGGTAGAAGATGAGGAGATTCTTCAGGCGTTGCAAACAGTGGAGCCCCACAATGCTTCTCAACATCTGGTCGATCTGGCGAACAGTCGGGGTGGGCATGATAACACCACCATCGTCTTAGTTTATGTTTAA
- the deoC gene encoding deoxyribose-phosphate aldolase, producing MESHNLAALIDHTCLKPDATEAEIERLCAEALQYGFAAVCVNPYWIPRVSARLGEGLVKPIAVVGFPLGANRTASKAYEAHDAIDKGAREIDMVINLGALKGGDFKAVLEDIESVVHRAAPYPVKVILETCLLDEVEKRLGCQLAVDGGAHFVKTSTGFSTGGSTLEDVRLMREVVGSGYGVKASGGIKSREFALGLLQAGANRLGCSASVALILSEKI from the coding sequence ATGGAGTCCCATAACCTAGCAGCGTTGATTGATCACACGTGTTTAAAGCCGGATGCGACGGAAGCAGAGATTGAACGTCTTTGCGCAGAAGCGTTGCAGTACGGTTTTGCGGCCGTGTGTGTCAATCCGTATTGGATCCCTCGCGTGAGCGCTCGGCTCGGAGAGGGGCTTGTGAAACCTATTGCAGTGGTCGGATTTCCCTTGGGCGCCAATCGAACGGCGAGTAAAGCGTATGAAGCGCATGATGCGATTGACAAGGGCGCTCGCGAGATCGACATGGTGATCAACCTAGGGGCTTTGAAGGGTGGAGATTTCAAAGCGGTCTTGGAAGATATTGAATCGGTTGTTCATCGAGCAGCGCCTTATCCGGTTAAGGTGATTCTTGAGACTTGTTTGTTGGATGAGGTTGAAAAACGCTTGGGGTGTCAGTTGGCAGTCGATGGAGGCGCTCATTTTGTGAAGACATCAACCGGCTTTTCGACGGGTGGATCCACTCTGGAAGATGTTCGCTTGATGAGGGAAGTGGTTGGCAGTGGTTACGGTGTGAAAGCTTCGGGCGGAATCAAGTCCCGTGAGTTTGCATTAGGATTGTTGCAAGCAGGAGCCAATCGGTTAGGTTGTTCGGCGTCTGTTGCATTGATATTGAGTGAAAAAATATGA
- a CDS encoding NupC/NupG family nucleoside CNT transporter: MKIGFILLGLLSSFLPAEGRMLAQLQEGVVEQSLAGRLTGLLGCVAMILFAVLLSSNRRAISWRLVSFGIFLQFSFAFLVLKMRWGKDFFEAANNGVLKILSFSNEGAQFVFGNLVHNDIAIDGLPEGTRAMVHVGGMFAFSVLPTIVFFSALTAVLYHIRALEWLVRGMSWAMRRTMRASGAESFSAAVNIFVGQTEAPLLVKPFLANMTRSEIMAVMTGGFANVSGGIMAAYVAILMGYFPDIAGHLLAASIMSAPASLVFAKIMVPETAKPETLDSCGVVVEKQDANVLDAAARGTTDGLSLALSVAAMLISFIALIAFLNWGISATAGYFGFEGFTLQFIFSKLFAPLAWLLGVPWSDAPLVGSLLGTKTVINELVAYLQMASDIEHSSFGHAKSVVIATYALCGFANFSSIGIQVGGLATMAPNRRTDFAKLGLRAMIAGSLTSFQTAAMAGMLL, translated from the coding sequence ATGAAAATTGGATTTATCTTGCTGGGTCTTCTAAGTTCTTTTCTGCCTGCTGAAGGCCGCATGTTGGCCCAGCTCCAAGAAGGGGTTGTTGAACAATCTTTAGCAGGTCGTTTGACTGGGCTATTGGGCTGCGTGGCGATGATTTTGTTCGCTGTTTTGCTTTCATCCAATCGCCGTGCCATTTCGTGGAGACTGGTTTCTTTTGGGATCTTTCTACAGTTTTCTTTTGCGTTCTTGGTGCTGAAGATGCGGTGGGGAAAAGATTTTTTTGAAGCAGCGAATAATGGTGTTTTAAAGATTTTATCTTTTTCAAACGAAGGGGCTCAGTTTGTTTTTGGGAACTTGGTTCACAATGATATAGCGATCGATGGCCTTCCGGAAGGCACGCGGGCGATGGTGCATGTAGGTGGGATGTTTGCGTTTTCGGTTCTTCCAACCATCGTCTTCTTTTCTGCTTTGACAGCTGTCTTGTACCATATCCGAGCACTCGAATGGTTGGTACGTGGAATGTCGTGGGCCATGAGGCGTACGATGCGAGCCTCGGGCGCGGAAAGTTTTTCGGCTGCAGTCAATATTTTTGTGGGTCAAACCGAAGCTCCGTTGTTGGTAAAGCCATTTTTAGCTAACATGACTCGATCAGAAATCATGGCGGTTATGACCGGTGGATTTGCGAATGTTTCGGGCGGTATCATGGCTGCTTACGTTGCGATTTTGATGGGCTATTTCCCCGATATTGCTGGGCACCTTCTGGCCGCGAGCATTATGTCCGCTCCGGCATCGCTCGTTTTTGCCAAGATCATGGTTCCGGAAACGGCTAAACCTGAAACGTTGGATTCTTGTGGCGTGGTTGTAGAAAAACAAGATGCAAATGTTCTCGATGCCGCTGCACGTGGCACAACCGACGGATTGTCTTTAGCATTAAGTGTTGCAGCCATGCTTATTTCGTTCATCGCTTTGATTGCTTTCTTAAACTGGGGCATTTCGGCGACAGCGGGATATTTTGGATTTGAAGGCTTTACTCTTCAGTTTATTTTTTCCAAACTCTTTGCACCTTTGGCTTGGTTACTGGGAGTGCCTTGGTCCGATGCTCCGTTGGTGGGGAGTTTGCTTGGAACGAAAACGGTCATTAATGAGCTTGTGGCGTATCTCCAGATGGCGAGCGACATTGAGCATTCATCTTTTGGTCATGCCAAGAGCGTGGTGATTGCCACCTATGCGCTCTGTGGTTTTGCTAATTTTAGTTCAATCGGTATCCAAGTCGGCGGCCTTGCCACGATGGCACCCAATCGAAGAACCGATTTTGCGAAATTAGGCCTTCGCGCAATGATTGCGGGTTCGTTGACTTCTTTCCAAACGGCAGCGATGGCTGGTATGCTGCTCTAA